One window from the genome of Haloprofundus halobius encodes:
- a CDS encoding winged helix-turn-helix domain-containing protein: MESVLWYVLTSTRGGDNRLRLLVAADDEPRNANQFAADLHLDYKTVRHHLDVLVENDILEPVTEGYGARYRPTDKVRHYWGTVERILEEGDGDRYRT; the protein is encoded by the coding sequence ATGGAGTCCGTCCTCTGGTACGTGCTCACGAGCACGCGCGGCGGCGACAACCGACTTCGACTCCTCGTCGCCGCCGACGACGAACCCCGCAACGCCAACCAGTTCGCCGCCGACCTCCACCTCGACTACAAGACGGTCCGTCACCACCTCGACGTGCTCGTCGAGAACGACATCCTCGAACCCGTAACCGAAGGGTACGGCGCGCGATACCGACCGACTGACAAGGTTCGTCACTACTGGGGAACGGTCGAAAGGATACTCGAAGAGGGCGACGGCGACCGGTACCGAACCTGA
- a CDS encoding FAD synthase, whose protein sequence is MTTVIAQGTFDLLHPGHIHYLTEAASMGDELHVIVARRDNVTHKEKPILSDRQRRDLVAALAVVDEAHLGHREDIFVPIEEIQPDLIVLGYDQHHDEAAIESALADRGIDCAVERASAREPQYPDELLSTGDIIERILERRDC, encoded by the coding sequence ATGACGACGGTAATCGCACAGGGCACGTTCGACCTGCTCCACCCGGGGCACATCCACTATCTCACCGAGGCCGCCTCGATGGGCGACGAACTCCACGTCATCGTCGCCCGTCGCGACAACGTCACCCACAAGGAGAAGCCGATTCTCTCGGACCGCCAGCGCCGGGACCTGGTCGCCGCGCTCGCCGTCGTCGACGAGGCGCATCTCGGCCACCGCGAGGACATCTTCGTCCCAATCGAGGAGATTCAACCGGACCTCATCGTCCTCGGATACGACCAGCACCACGACGAGGCGGCCATCGAGTCGGCGCTGGCCGACCGGGGTATCGACTGCGCCGTCGAACGTGCCTCCGCGAGAGAACCCCAGTATCCCGACGAACTACTCTCGACGGGCGACATCATCGAACGTATCCTCGAACGGCGCGACTGCTGA
- a CDS encoding ZIP family metal transporter produces MADLSNLLFVFLAGLLTAMATGLGALPFLLVDEVSDRWNVALWGLASGIMLSASTFGLVTEGLSTGRPLGVGVGVLAGAALVVVAHDFIEDSRVNPKQYEEAGYRKLVLVLGILTVHSFPEGVAVGVSFADLGLVGGVDVLGVSVPLLAVFMTVAISVHNVPEGVAVSIPLRALGVPRWKLVWWSVFSSLPQPVGAVLAFYFVRVARDLLPFGFGFAAGAMVYLVLSEFIPEALAAGTGLPGEGRRELLVGLAVGIVVMVPLAFL; encoded by the coding sequence ATGGCCGACCTCTCGAACCTCCTCTTCGTATTCCTCGCGGGACTGCTCACCGCGATGGCGACGGGCCTCGGCGCACTACCGTTCTTGCTCGTCGACGAGGTGAGCGACCGCTGGAACGTCGCCCTCTGGGGACTCGCCTCCGGCATCATGCTCTCGGCGTCGACGTTCGGCCTCGTCACCGAGGGGTTGTCGACGGGGCGACCGCTCGGCGTCGGCGTCGGCGTTCTCGCGGGCGCGGCGCTCGTCGTCGTCGCCCACGACTTCATCGAAGATTCGAGGGTGAATCCGAAGCAGTACGAGGAGGCCGGTTACCGAAAGCTCGTACTCGTCCTCGGTATCCTGACGGTCCACAGTTTCCCCGAGGGCGTCGCCGTCGGCGTCTCGTTCGCGGATCTCGGACTCGTCGGCGGCGTCGACGTTCTCGGCGTCTCGGTCCCGCTTTTGGCGGTGTTCATGACCGTCGCTATCTCGGTTCACAACGTCCCCGAGGGCGTCGCCGTGTCGATACCGCTGCGAGCGCTCGGCGTCCCGCGCTGGAAACTCGTCTGGTGGTCTGTGTTCTCCAGTCTCCCCCAACCCGTGGGCGCGGTGCTGGCGTTCTACTTCGTGCGCGTCGCGCGTGACCTGCTCCCGTTCGGGTTCGGCTTCGCCGCGGGCGCGATGGTGTACCTCGTGCTCTCGGAGTTCATCCCGGAGGCGCTGGCGGCCGGGACGGGACTGCCGGGCGAGGGGCGACGCGAACTGCTCGTCGGACTCGCCGTCGGTATCGTGGTGATGGTTCCGCTGGCGTTCCTGTGA
- a CDS encoding DUF357 domain-containing protein: MAADLEEKTTRYERMLADALDEAEAVPPEGTPLSAMADDCREMAESYLDDGRHFREADDWVNALASFSYGYGWLDAGVRMGLFSIPEETELFTT; encoded by the coding sequence ATGGCTGCGGACCTCGAAGAGAAGACGACGCGCTACGAGCGGATGCTGGCGGACGCCCTCGACGAGGCCGAAGCGGTGCCCCCGGAGGGGACGCCGCTGTCGGCGATGGCCGACGACTGCCGGGAGATGGCCGAGTCGTACCTTGACGACGGCCGCCACTTCCGCGAAGCCGACGACTGGGTGAACGCGCTGGCGTCGTTCTCGTACGGGTACGGGTGGCTCGACGCGGGCGTTCGAATGGGACTGTTCTCGATCCCCGAGGAGACGGAACTGTTCACGACGTAG
- a CDS encoding NAD(P)/FAD-dependent oxidoreductase produces the protein MTDVSDEDGFVEHRRLIVAGTGIAGLTAAIYAARSNNDPLVFEGTEPGGQLTLTTEVDNYPGFPDGISGPELVNNMKSQAKRFGTEIENGVVADVDDSERPFRVELTNGDVYTTDALIAASGASARTLEIPGEDELMGYGLSTCATCDGAFFRDEKIVVVGGGDAAMEEASFLTKFASTVYLVHRREEFRAEDYWIDRVMEQVEDGDIELMLNTEVTELHGSPEAGVDTVTMVRHPEGHPTDRLDDPETEEFEFDAGAVFYAIGHTPNTEYLENTSVQMDPEGYLKTKGGFEGGQTETDVPGIFGAGDVVDFHYQQAITAGGMGCKAAIDADEYLEGLDRSGPETAEPAAAESDD, from the coding sequence ATGACAGATGTCTCTGACGAGGACGGCTTCGTCGAACACCGGCGGCTCATCGTCGCCGGGACCGGTATCGCCGGGCTCACGGCCGCCATCTACGCCGCCCGCTCGAACAACGACCCGCTGGTGTTCGAGGGGACCGAACCCGGCGGGCAACTGACGCTCACGACGGAAGTCGACAACTACCCCGGCTTTCCCGACGGTATCAGCGGTCCCGAACTCGTGAACAACATGAAGTCACAGGCGAAGCGTTTCGGCACGGAGATCGAGAACGGCGTCGTCGCCGACGTAGACGACTCCGAGCGACCGTTCCGCGTCGAACTCACCAACGGCGACGTGTACACGACCGACGCGCTCATCGCGGCTTCGGGCGCGAGCGCGCGAACCCTCGAAATCCCCGGCGAGGACGAACTGATGGGCTACGGGCTGTCGACGTGTGCGACCTGCGACGGCGCGTTCTTCCGCGACGAGAAGATCGTCGTCGTCGGCGGCGGCGACGCCGCGATGGAGGAGGCGTCCTTTCTCACGAAGTTCGCCTCGACGGTCTACCTCGTCCATCGCCGCGAGGAGTTCCGCGCCGAGGACTACTGGATCGACCGCGTGATGGAGCAGGTCGAAGACGGCGACATCGAACTGATGCTCAACACCGAGGTCACCGAACTCCACGGCTCGCCCGAGGCGGGCGTCGACACCGTGACGATGGTTCGCCACCCCGAAGGCCACCCGACCGACCGCCTCGACGACCCCGAAACCGAGGAGTTCGAGTTCGACGCCGGCGCGGTGTTCTACGCCATCGGCCACACGCCCAACACCGAGTACCTCGAAAACACGAGCGTGCAGATGGACCCCGAGGGGTACCTGAAGACGAAGGGCGGGTTCGAGGGCGGGCAGACCGAGACCGACGTTCCTGGAATCTTCGGCGCGGGCGACGTGGTCGACTTCCACTACCAGCAGGCCATCACCGCGGGCGGGATGGGCTGTAAGGCCGCCATCGACGCCGACGAGTACCTCGAAGGACTCGACCGGTCGGGTCCGGAGACGGCGGAACCCGCGGCTGCCGAGTCGGACGACTGA
- a CDS encoding DUF1328 family protein encodes MLAELANATAAIPLQSGGFLELAVLFIILAIVSYVVGARGIAGVTMEIARILILVFIVLAILSFLL; translated from the coding sequence ATGTTAGCCGAACTCGCGAACGCGACGGCGGCGATTCCACTGCAGTCCGGCGGGTTCCTCGAACTCGCGGTGCTGTTCATCATCCTCGCCATCGTCTCCTACGTGGTCGGTGCGCGAGGAATCGCGGGCGTCACGATGGAGATCGCCCGTATCCTCATCCTCGTGTTCATCGTCCTGGCGATCCTGTCGTTCTTACTGTAG
- a CDS encoding DUF7545 family protein, which translates to MVDTETYTIEGPDGDEDTVELPAGLVDVLSEQGEQPTEVVGDILLLSFVQRAHAIVHHSEGETPQDLVEINEKGEELFEERFGMTLAEATGHSH; encoded by the coding sequence ATGGTCGACACCGAGACGTACACCATCGAAGGACCCGACGGCGACGAAGACACCGTCGAACTGCCCGCCGGTCTGGTCGACGTGCTCTCCGAGCAGGGCGAACAGCCCACGGAAGTCGTCGGCGACATCCTGCTGCTGTCGTTCGTTCAGCGCGCGCACGCCATCGTCCACCACTCGGAAGGCGAGACGCCGCAGGACCTCGTCGAAATAAACGAGAAAGGTGAGGAACTGTTCGAGGAACGCTTCGGCATGACGCTCGCCGAGGCGACGGGTCACTCGCACTGA